One Purpureocillium takamizusanense chromosome 1, complete sequence genomic window carries:
- a CDS encoding Ethanolamine kinase (EggNog:ENOG503NW6R~COG:I), producing the protein MSPAAAIANGEHGHVRFIPQTYDNTDSRRSALKLILTLMPHWAADEAHIDLVRFTDGITNTLLKAVNRRPGQSKADMDRDAILLRAYGNGTDVLIDREREAANHELLMRYNLAPELLARFANGMLYRFIPGAVAQPKDLANPDILSAVARRLAQWHATVPCLPGSGVKSDNSSTGAANGDDERAKIINAAPGKPFPNVWTTMQKWILALPTDTQQQRERRDRLQSELEGMIQKLSQRPGLGDNGLVFAHCDLLSANVIIHRQGNAATTVSFIDYEYGTPSPVAFDVANHFAEWAGYDCDYAAVPTRAQRLAFVREYIKAYAKLSGTAMDEEEETQKLMDEVDEFRGVPGFYWGIWSLIQATISHIDFDYASYAEERLGEYWAYKAEVDGSREASGKEMPLREKTWSSRE; encoded by the exons atgtcgcccgccgccgccatcgccaacggcgagcACGGACACGTGCGCTTCATCCCCCAGACGTACGACAACACCGACTCGCGCCGCTCCGCCCTCAAGCTCATTCTCACTCTCATGCCTCACTGGGCTGCCGATGAGGCCCACATTGACCTTGTCCGCTTCACCGATGGCATCACCAACACGCTGCTAAAGGCCGTCAACCGTCGCCCTGGCCAGTCCAAGGCAGACATGGaccgcgacgccatccttTTGCGGGCCTATggcaacggcaccgacgTGCTCATTGACCGTGAGCGCGAGGCCGCTAATCATGAGCTGCTTATGCGCTACAACCTCGCCCCtgagctgctggcccgcTTCGCAAACGGCATGCTTTACCGCTTCATTCCCGGGGCCGTCGCACAGCCCAAAGACCTGGCCAACCCCGACATTCTTTCCgccgtggcgaggaggctCGCCCAGTGGCACGCGACTGTCCCCTGCCTTCCAGGCTCGGGCGTCAAGTCTGACAACTCTAGCACCGGTGCCGCCAATGGCGACGATGAACGTGCCAAGATCATCAATGCCGCTCCTGGCAAGCCGTTCCCCAATGTCTGGACGACCATGCAGAAGTGGATCTTGGCGCTTCCGACCGAtacgcagcagcagagagAGCGCCGTGATCGTCTGCAAAGTGAGCTCGAGGGCATGATTCAGAAGCTGAGCCAGCGTCCAGGCCTCGGCGACAACGGG CTGGTCTTTGCTCACTGCGACCTCCTCAGTGCCAACGTCATCATCCACCGCCAGGGTAATGCCGCTACGACGGTGAGCTTCATCGACTACGAATATGGCACCCCATCACCCGTGGCCTTCGACGTCGCAAACCATTTCGCGGAATGGGCCGGCTATGACTGCGACTACGCTGCGGTCCCCACACGGGCTCAGCGGCTGGCCTTTGTCCGCGAATACATCAAGGCGTATGCCAAGCTGTCTGGCACCGCCatggatgaggaggaggagacgcaGAAGCTGATGGATGAGGTGGACGAGTTCCGTGGGGTCCCGGGTTTCTATTGGGGCATCTGGTCTCTGATCCAGGCCACCATCTCACACATTGACTTTGACTACGCCTCGTACGCTGAGGAGCGGCTGGGCGAGTATTGGGCGTacaaggccgaggtggaTGGCAGCCGCGAAGCATCCGGCAAGGAAATGCCGCTCCGGGAGAAGACGTGGTCAAGCCGCGAATGA
- a CDS encoding uncharacterized protein (COG:S~EggNog:ENOG503NVAC) encodes MSAPDVHGDIDRAIRQLLDQQADIQSRLIVLATTKHGFDLPRELDMLRHKHRVLQAVVDHHGAPRLTSPRVAALFLLRPCPCLLTPDLPLPGLPPRLPVLSQMEEARALQYHCECLEAACLQHQVDAAKQLRQSSADGPAGFVEWLDRHMDLHDRSLRAINQLQGGYYPQTSPLASPFRCPDAHCIHYVYGFPNQSERDAHAQQAHRPHTKRDSGFSMGNSPPLPLSEHPVLRIETFQASTSQPAHAPPGRQGSSSFSLPPLSLPPPSRDDRGTSLASNIFDDGRRGTRRSSGISEGEPLLPPLKKARLSQPRLESIGELQLLRDNGPCLPCAVTRKECDDGQPCSNCSNSPPYHRDAFWADVGCFRESVVSFADTFLPAPLSPRQTRTPITSPLAQRRSVNEYLKNNYLFEPAVAEAVTNGLDFEDGFWWSAQVDAAYAADDSTSGYSREANTYAPPVFSTLINRWLIIQTSHDLPRLLKASGRLSVSRDEEEQTYPALYNAKLLLREAVVYGVLQPHVPLRFNSHDPRQSPPENADLDEHARLLQECLVRFLKSVESLVSHSFAADPSVIMANFMAMCIFSAVRTLFLDFSRSQVNPHQPRSAGPESDESVHARYKALVALYSSRCPMLEDMSYNGFTEHELSLLRDVSEVLDRKAWDEERIGSSADFLMKLGDGIARTRSGPLGFLQQRWPDGLSWESWQAPMLQTVQGPRRSAPAVPNLAVLQPWGRVTQDDSVLGQANESDLRPTSETDRERVRRHTVGESPVYPRSAESYPHSPGSPSRFRAPPYPRTQLRRVYCDKCNEYPEGFRGEHELRRHTEAKHSAMVRRWLCCVPESPSDRSIQPVVPLSACKACMGLKQYGAYYNAAAHLRRAHFHPHRGGKASGDWPPMSVLKDWMKEVRQPMDGGNDLDSGGEDEDIDPIADPSPSSARPGPGSSMQRSFFVSSLRDPWHREGGSGSGTVGAIATLPENRSQCPNPDCGRIVKDLAAHMLTHQEERPEKCPIASCEYHTKGFARKYDKNRHALTHYRGTMACPFCPGMGSPYEKTFLRADVFKRHLANAHNVEQTPPNSRGGGRLLNAMHDPSGQEHVAAGAGTGAGARCSICGGRFAGAQDFYEHLDECVLSVIVPAGYASAGVSTGPAPHAAGSAAASTDHDPRGTEEDKKPMPQQQPHPPQPQLQQPPQQPQQQQQSPPPSAGPGSAGPRW; translated from the exons aTGTCAGCACCGGACGTCCACGGCGACATCGACCGCGCCATCCGCCAGCTTCTCGACCAGCAGGCCGACATTCAGTCGcgcctcatcgtcctcgctACCACCAAACATGGCTTCGATCTGCCCCGGGAGCTGGACATGCTCCGCCACAAGCACCGCGTGCtccaagccgtcgtcgaccaccATGGTGCGCCGCGTCTCACCTCCCCCCGTGTCGCCGCATTGTTTCTGTTGCGCCCATGTCCGTGCCTGCTGACGCCAGACCTTCCGCTTCcaggcctgccgccgcgactgCCTGTCTTATCTCAGATGGAAGAAGCCAGGGCGCTGCAGTATCACTGCGAGTGTCTCGAGGCCGCCTGTCTGCAACATC AGGTCGATGCGGCCAAGCAGCTGAGGCAGTCATCCGCCGATGGCCCCGCGGGTTTCGTCGAGTGGCTCGACCGGCACATGGACCTTCATGACCGCTCGCTGAGAGCTATCAACCAACTCCAGGGCGGCTACTATCCCCAAACCTCACCGCTTGCGTCCCCTTTCAGGTGCCCTGACGCCCACTGCATCCACTATGTCTACGGCTTCCCGAACCAGTCCGAACGGGACGCTCACGCCCAGCAAGCGCACAGGCCCCACACGAAGCGAGACTCAGGCTTCTCCATGGGCAActctccgccgctgccgctgtccgAGCATCCGGTATTGCGCATTGAGACATTTCAGGCATCCACGAGCCAGCCTGCACACGCACCCCCAGGACGGCaaggctcgtcgtcgtttaGCTTGCCTCCCCTCAGCCTGCCTCCCCCGTCGAGAGATGACAGAGGCACCTCGCTGGCTTCGAATATCTTCGacgatggccgccgcggcaccaGAAGGAGCTCGGGCATCTCGGAAGGGGAAcctctgctgccgccgctcaaGAAAGCAAGGCTGAGCCAGCCGCGTCTGGAGTCCATTGGCGAGCTACAGCTGCTGCGAGACAACGGGCCGTGTCTGCCCTGCGCAGTGACACGTAAGGAG TGTGATGACGGCCAGCCCTGTTCAAATTGCAGTAACAGCCCTCCCTATCACCGCGACGCGTTTTGGGCAGATGTGGGCTGCTTCCGCGAATCTGTTGTATCCTTTGCCGACACATTTCTCCCAG CGCCGCTCTCACCACGACAGACCCGCACGCCCATCACGTCTCCACTTGCACAGCGACGGAGTGTCAACGAATACCTCAAGAACAACTACTTGTTTGAACCAGCTGTAGCAGAGGCAGTCACAAACGGTTTGGACTTTGAAGACGGGTTTTGGTGGTCGGCACAAGTTGATGCCGCTTACGCTGCAGATGACAGCACATCAGGCTACAGCAGAGAGGCCAACACCTACGCTCCTCCAGTATTCTCGACGCTCATCAACAGGTGGCTCATAATACAGACCTCCCACGATTTGCCACGGTTATTGAAAGCCAGCGGCAGGCTGTCTGTGTCCCGGGATGAAGAGGAGCAAACCTATCCGGCGCTGTACAATGCCAAGCTGCTTCTCCGCGAAGCGGTTGTCTACGGCGTGCTGCAGCCGCACGTGCCGCTTCGCTTCAACTCGCATGATCCCCgccagtcgccgcccgagaaTGCCGATCTGGACGAGCACGCGAGACTTCTGCAAGAATGTCTGGTGCGCTTCCTCAAGTCTGTGGAGTCGCTCGTCTCGCACAGCTTTGCGGCGGACCCAAGCGTGATAATGGCAAATTTCATGGCCATGTGCATATTCAGCGCCGTCCGCACCCTGTTTCTCGACTTCTCCAGATCACAGGTCAACCCCCATCAGCCTCGCTCTGCCGGACCAGAGTCGGATGAGTCGGTTCATGCTAGGTacaaggccctcgtcgctctgTATTCGTCTCGATGTCCAATGTTGGAAGACATGTCATACAACGGCTTTACGGAACACGAGCTGTCGCTCCTTCGAGATGTCAGCGAGGTGCTGGACAGGAAGGCCTGGGATGAGGAGCGCATCGGCTCCAGCGCCGACTTTCTGATGAAACTTGGGGACGGTATCGCCAGGACGCGCTCAGGGCCGCTCGGCTTTCTTCAACAACGATGGCCCGACGGCCTTTCCTGGGAATCGTGGCAAGCCCCCATGTTGCAGACGGTTCAAGGGCCGAGACGGTCAGCGCCTGCTGTTCCCAACCTGGCCGTCCTCCAGCCCTGGGGGCGCGTCACGCAGGATGATAGTGTCCTCGGGCAGGCGAACGAATCGGACCTTCGGCCGACATCCGAGACGGACCGTGAGCGTGTGAGAAGACACACAGTCGGGGAGTCGCCCGTGTATCCTCGCTCCGCGGAGTCGTATCCGCACTCTCCCGGGTCGCCCTCGAGATTCAGGGCCCCGCCGTACCCACGGACGCAGCTCCGTAGAGTCTACTGCGACAAGTGCAATGAGTATCCTGAGGGGTTTcgcggcgagcacgagctgcggcgccacACCGAGGCGAAGCACTCAGCCATGGTGAGGCGTTGGTTGTGCTGCGTGCCTGAGAGTCCGAGTGACCGGTCTATCCAGCCTGTCGTGCCCTTGTCGGCCTGCAAGGCTTGCATGGGGCTGAAACAATACGGCGCGTActacaacgccgccgcgcatcTCCGCCGCGCTCATTTTCATCCGCAtcgcggcggcaaggcaaGCGGTGACTGGCCTCCAATGTCAGTCCTCAAGGACTGGATGAAGGAAGTGCGGCAGCCCATGGATGGTGGTAACGACCTCGACAGCGGGGGCGAGGATGAAGACATCGACCCCATCGCCGACCCTTCGCCGTCTTCCGCGAGACCCGGCCCTGGCTCGTCGATGCAACGCTCGTTTTTTGTCTCCTCCCTCAGAGATCCGTGGCATCGAGAAGGTGGGAGTGGTagcggcaccgtcggcgccatcgctACTCTACCCGAAAACCGCAGCCAATGTCCCAACCCAGACTGCGGGCGCATCGTCAaggacctcgccgcgcacATGCTCACGCATCAGGAGGAACGGCCAGAGAAGTGCCCCATAGCGTCGTGCGAGTATCACACCAAGGGCTTCGCGAGGAAATATGACAAGAACAGGCATGCCTTGACGCACTACCGCGGCACCATGGCATGCCCGTTCTGCCCTGGCATGGGATCACCATACGAAAAGACGTTCCTCCGTGCCGACGTTTTCAAGCGGCACCTCGCCAACGCTCACAACGTCGAGCAGACACCGCCCAATAGCCGCGGTGGGGGCAGGCTGCTGAACGCAATGCATGATCCGAGCGGCCAGGAACACGTCGCAGCCGGGGCGGGCACTGGCGCGGGGGCGAGGTGCTCCATCTGCGGCGGACGCTTTGCCGGGGCTCAGGACTTTtacgagcacctcgacgagtGCGTGCTCAGCGTCATCGTGCCGGCGGGATACGCCTCTGCCGGAGTCTCAACTGGCCCCGCTCCCCACGCAGCTGGCTCagcggcagcgtcgacggATCACGATCCGCGAGGGACTgaggaggacaagaagcccatgccacagcagcagccacaccCTCCGCAACCGCAATTGCAACAGCctccgcagcagccacaacagcagcagcagtctcCCCCGCCCTCAGCTGGACCTGGATCGGCCGGCCCTAGATGGTGA